The following nucleotide sequence is from Bacillota bacterium.
TACTCTATTGCCAAGAGTGCAAGCCTTGTAAAGCTTAGCGGGATCCTTTTCATAAGGGTCACGAAACACACTTGTACCATGTATTCCTTCGGGTCCGCCTGCAAGAACAATACTGCTGTAGTTGCGAATTTCAACTGGTAAGTCGTCCACAGGTACATCAGCATCATACCAGTTGAGGCCGTCATCACTTTCAGCGAGGGCAAGCAATCTCCTCCCATCATTTGCAAAATCAGGCATTATCTCATACCACAGCCTATATTTACCGATCTCAGGGCACCAAGCAGCAGAAGGATATATGCCAGCCCTGTCAAACCTACCGGCAAGAACAGGTGAATACCAGTTCCTCTTTATATTTTTACGTACATCAAGCCAAAAATCATCGAAGAACCTTAAAACAGTTTTACTCATATCTATACCTCCAAGTTATCTTCCGTATTGTTAATCTATTTAAACTTAAATAGAATCGGCATTATGGGTTTTCTTCTACCGATTGTTGCAGGCTCTTCTCCCGTCTCAGCTATAATATCATTTTCAATCAGTTCTTTAGTCAATGATGAAACGGTTTTTGAACTCATTTCGATTATATATTCAAAGTCTACTCTCCAAACAGATCCATATATCTTTTTAAGTCAAATATCAGTATCAGGTTAGTATCTTTACAAATTTTGTCGATTTGATGTTTGCTTTTGTTTTTCTATTTTCTTCAATTTAATAATTATATATATTTCTCCAGTGAATGTACTAATTACTTATCATATTTTAAATTATTCATTATTCATTTTATTAAAAGTATAGCATACTCAATTTAATGAAGCAATAGTTTGGACAAATTTTTTTGTGTTTTTTTATGATAATGTCATCTTGTTAATTATCAATATAATCCAAAAAAGTTTAGTATGTTTATTAAAATAAACTTATTTGGCTGCTTTCTGGTAGATTTTTTAAACATCCGTGTTCTTTTAAAATATCGATAACTGTTTTACTGGCTTTACCCCTTATTCTTAAATCCTCCACTGAAGTAAATCTGCCTTCTTTTCTTGCTTCAACAATGTTTTGGGCTGCTGTGACGCCAAGACCCGGTAAACTGTTAAGTGGAGGCCTGATGCTTCCTTCCTCAATTATGAATTTTCTTACCTCGGATTTGTATAAATCAACAGGGAGAAATTTAATATTTCTTGCATACATTTCATTCACTACTTCCAATAAAGTTAAAATGCCTTTTTCCTTTTGCGTAATATTATTCCCTTTACTTTCCAACTCTAAAATTTTATTCCTTATCTTAGTTTTATCCTGTGTCATTATTCCTGCATCAAACTCATCAGCCTTTACTGTAAAATATACAGCATAAAACTCAACAGGATAGTGTACCTTAAACCATGCAATCCTGAAAGCCATCATTACATAAGCTGCTGCATGGGCTTTAGGAAACATGTATTTTATTTTTTTACAGGATTCAATATACCACTGGGGCACATTATGCTGGCGCATAATTTCTTCATATTCCTCGGTAAGTCCCTTCCCTTTCCTGACATCCTCCATTATCTTAAAAGCCTTTATAGGAGGCAATCCTGAATATATAAGATATAACATAATATCGTCTCTTGTGCAGATAACTTCCGAAAGGGTTGCAGTACCGGATTTTATTAAATCCTGGGCATTATTAATCCATACATCGGTACCATGAGACAACCCTGATATCCTTATAAGTTCCGACATTGTCTTGGGTTTTGTTTCAACCAGCATCTGCCTTACAAATTTAGTTCCAAACTCAGGTATTGCCAAAGTACCCACTTCACTATTTATATCTTCAGGTTTTACTCCCAGGGGGTCAGTACTGCTAAATATAGCCATTGTTACCGGGTCACCAATAGGTATAGACCTGGGATCCACCCCTGTTAAATCTTCCAACATTTTTATTGTCGTAGGATCATCGTGCCCTAAAATATCAAGCTTTAATATGCTCCCATGCAAAAAATCATAATCAAAATGAGTTGTAATGGTTTGAGAATCGATATCATCAGCAGGACGCTGGATTGGCGAAAAATCATATATTTCCTTGTCTTGCGGCACAATCATAATACCGCCGGGATGCTGACCGGTAGTCCTTTTTACACCGGTACACCCTCTAATTAACCTGTTCATTTCCGCACTGGTTACTACAATACCTCTCTCATCCAGATAATTTTTCACAAAGCCAAATGCTGTTTTCTCTGCTATTGACGCAATAGTACCGGCCCTGAATACATGGTCTTCGCCAAATAATTCTTCAACAAATTTATGTGCCCTAGCCTGATATTCTCCTGAAAAGTTTAAGTCGATATCAGGTTCTTTATCTCCTTCAAAGCCTAAAAAAGTTTCAAACGGAATGTCATATCCGTCTTTCCTTAAGTTTTCTCCACATCCTGGGCATTTTTTATCGGGAAGGTCATAACCGCAATCGAAACTGCCATCCGTCACAAATTCCGAATACTTACACTTATCGCAAATGTAATGGGGTTGAAGCGGGTTTACTTCCGTAATTCCTGTAAGGTAGGCAACAAAAGATGAGCCTACAGACCCCCTGGAGCCTACAAGGTAACCATTGCTTAGAGATTTTTGTACAAGGTTTCTAGCTATAAGGTACATTACAGAAAAACCGTTTTTAATAATTGAGCTGAGTTCCTTCTTCATTCTGTTTTCTACAATTTCAGGAAGGGACTCGCCATACTTTCCCTTGGCTTGTCCTACTGCAAGTTTTTCTATTTCCTCCTCAGCTCCTTCAATTTTGGGTGGGAAAGTCCCTTTTGGAATAGGAGAAATTTTTTCTACAACATTGGATATAGTATTTGTATTGGTCACTACTATCTCATAAGCTTTTTCTTCTCCAAGATACATAAACTCTTCCATCATCTCTTCAGTTGTTCTGAAAAACAGTGGAGCTTGTTTGTCTGCATCATTATATCCTTGTCCAGCCATCAGTATCCGCCTGAATACTTCATCTTCAGGATCCAGAAAATGGACGTCGCATGTTGCAACCACAGGTTTTCCTAACTTTTCACCTAACTGAACTATTTTTCTATTGATTTCTTTCAAATCTTCAATGCTATTTACAATTCTATCATTTACAAGGAACTGATTGTTACCTAACGGTTGTATTTCGAAATAATCATAAAATGAAGCAATTTCGACAATTTCATCTTCATTTTTGTTTTCCAAAAATGCTCTATACAATTCCCCTGCTTCACATGCAGTTCCAAGCAATAACCCTTCCCTATATTGAGTAAAAATGCCTTTAGGTATTCTAGGTTTCTTATAAAAATACTCGAGATGCGAAAGAGAAACCAGTTTATATAGATTCTTTAAGCCCTTTGTGTTCACAACAAGTATTATTGCATGATAAGAATCAGCTTTTGTATAATCTGTATTGTCTCCAAAGTTTTGACAAACGTCATCCATTAAATAACACTCAATGCCATATATGACTTTTATATTATACTTATTAGCAGCCATTGAAGCGCCAGGATAAGCTTGTACTACCCCATGGTCGGTTATTGCAATAGCTTTATGGCCCCATTCGAAGGCTCGTTTTATTAATTCTTCAACAGGCGATACCCCATCCATAGCGCTCATTTGGGTATGAAGGTGCAGCTCAACCCTTTTCTCTTTAGCCATATCCATACGCATTTGTTTTTCAATTTGTAAAATATCTAACGCAATTATTACAAATTCCCTTGAAAACTTATCGTATTGAGCTTCTCCCCTTACCTTTACTGTAATTCCCTCTTTTATTTTCTTTTTTATTTCATCTATATTATTTTTTCTCACAAAGAATTTTACTGTCAGAGAGCTTGTATAATCTGTTATATCAAAAATACATAAATACCTGTTCCCTTTTATCTCTTTAAACTCAACTTTCATAATGTCACCGCTAAAGGCAACAATACCCGAATCCTGATTTATACTCCTTATCCTCATTAAATCATCATTAAAATTTTTACCAATAATAAGGCCGGTTTGATTTTTATTATCGGTTTTACCTTCTCCATTCCGGCTTTCTTTAGCCTTAGGTGATAAAATTGCAATATTTTTAAGGACTTTGGCTTCCTCATATTTTTTATTTTCCAGATACTTTATTTTATAACTCTCATCAATTACGCAATCTTCAAACTCCACCTTAATTTTTGCCGAAAAGGCTTCTTCAATTATTTCTTCTATATATTTATTACATCCTTGAACTTTAAGGATTTCTGCCCCTTTTGTCTTTAAATGTACCGTCAAATTCTTTCCTGTAAGTTTCCATCTGCAACCGGACAACAGTCCACGGCTTGTAGCTATTTTTCTGCTTACATTGAATACTATGCTTTCCCAATAGTCTTCTATAAGATCATCTAAGGGCTTAGAAATATTATACTTTACTTTTATATTTACAGAATCTAAATTAAAATAATCAGTAAATTTTTCTTCGATTTCCGCTAATACCTGCGCAGGTATCAGCTTTTTGGATAATATTATTATCTCAAGGATCTTTGATCTTTTGTAAAAATTAATATTTCGTACTTCAACCTCTGAAAACAAATTTTTAATCTTTTCTCTATCGGATGTTTCTGGAAATATTTCAGCAAATCTATTGTTTAAAGCAACATTTTGCATTATCCATACCCCTTTATCTTACTTTATACTTCCTTTATACTTCAACCTTTTTGTTGGCCTTAAGCATTTGTAAATCTCCCAATACATCTTAAGTCTTTTATTAAATCCGTTTATTATCCCATACTTTTCTTCTTTTGTAACATGGCTTAAATACTTGAGTTTAACCTCAATAACCTTTATTTTTTCTCTTTTTGCATACCTGGTCAAGGTTACTTCAATTCCATATCCCGCCTTTTCCATGTATTCCATATTATTAATAATCGACTTTCTGACTGCTCTCTGTCCTGACAACTGGGGAGCAATTTTTTGCGCTAAATCTGTAGAAATCCTGCCTCCATTAAAAACTCCCACTGTCATATCGCATTGATTTTTTATCACCGGTTCAAGCAATTTCCTTATATGTATTTCTCTTAAACCTATTAAATCAGCATCAAGCAATAATACTATATCACTTTTGCAAACCTCAAGTCCTTTTTTAATTGCAGCACCCTTTCCCATGTTTTGAGGAAGCTCAATTACCGTAGTTCCCAGTTCCCGGGCAATTGAAGCCGTCCTGTCCCGAGAACCGTCACTTACCACTATTATTTCTTCAATAGTATCTACCTTAGCCAAAACCTTTATAATTTCTCCAATAGTCTTCTCTTCATTAAATGCAGGGATTATTGCACTTACAGGCATAAAAATCTCCCCTCAAAAAGTATATTCTATTTCCTTTAGTAATTCCTCCACAATTTTCTCCTGAGGAATCTTACGTATTATCTTCCCTTTTTTAAACAATAAAGCCTCACCCTTTCCTCCTGCAACGCCGATATCTGCTTCTCTTGCCTCTCCAGGTCCATTTACAGCACATCCCATTATTGCTATTTTAATATTCTTATTACAATGCTTTAATTTTTCTTCTATAGTATTTGCAATATTAATAAGATTAATCCGGCACCTTCCACAGGTAGGACAGGATATTATTTCAATTCCTTTTTTTTCAATTTCTAGAGCTCTCAATATTTCTCTTCCTACTCTCACCTCTTCAACAGGATCTCCCGTAAGGGAAACTCTAAGGGTATCCCCAATGCCCTCTGCCAGCAAGCAACCTAATGCAACAGCAGACTTTATAGTTCCTTTATATACTGTCCCCGCTTCAGTAACACCTATATGCAAGGGATACCCAATCTTTTCTGAAACCAACCTGTATGATGCGATCGTCGTTGGTATATTTGATGCCTTAATTGATATCACAATATTATTGTAATTATATTTCTCCAATATTTCTATATGTCTTAAAGCGCTCTCCACCATGCCTTCAGGCGTTATTCCCCCATATTTTTTTATTATGTCTTTTTCAACAGAACCGGAGTTGACACCAATACGTATGGAAACATCCTTTGCCTTAGCCATCTCAACTACTTGGCGTATTCTATCCTCTCCTCCTATATTGCCGGGGTTTAACCTTATTTTATCTGCACCGCTTTCTATACTGCTTATTGCAAGCCTGTAGTCAAAATGGATGTCGGCTACTACAGGAATTTTTACAGCCTTTTTTATTGCTTTTATGGCAAGAGCGGCCTCATTGTCGGGTACAGCTACCCTCACTATGTCGCACCCTTCATCTTCAAGCCTCCTTATTTGCTCTATTGTTTTACCAACATCACGAGTGTCGGTATTAGTCATTGACTGTACTGTAATAGGAGCGTCTCCTCCTATAAACTTATCACCCACCCTTATTTTATGGGTCTTTTTCCTCATAATTCCATATTCCATTTTAAAGTATTTTAATACCCTCCCCTTATTAACCTGAGTGTATCATTATAAACAGTAAACAACGCCAATATTATAAGTATTACAAAACCTATCATCGATATAAAAGCCTCTTTTTCAGAAGGAATAGGTTTTTTCCTCACTGCCTCTATTAACAGTAACAGTAATTTATTTCCATCAAGGGCAGGGAAAGGAATTAAATTTGTAGCCCCGATAGCTATGCTTATAAATGCAGTAATATTAAGCAGGTACAGCAGTTTATTCGCTAAGGTGGTACCCTGTTCTACCACATCTCCAATTGTGCTTACGATACCTACAGGGCCTGTCATCTGGCTTAGGGATACTCTGCCTGTTACCAACCAAACGAGACTGTAAGCTACGTTTCTAGCAATAGAATAGGCGTACAAAATAGAATACCTCATTACCTCAAATATGTCGCCTTTCTTTAATTCATATTCTATACCAAGATAATACTGTTCCGGTATTTTTTGAACATATGGTGTAATTTCAAGTACTATTTCGGAGTTGTTCCTTAAAACGGTCATTTTAACAGTATTACCTTTATTCACGCTCATAAAGTTGTCTATGTCTTTTTTGCTGGAAATAGGTACATCATTCAGCTTAACCACCCTGTCACCGGGTTTCAATCCGGAAATTTCCGCCGGCGTATTTGGAGAAACGGCATTAACAACATTGGAAAGCTCCCCTGATATTTGCTGCACACTAAAACCAAATAAATATCTTTCCTGTTCCGGTATTCTTAAAGGAGTAATCTGTGTTTCAAACGTTTTACCGTTCCTTATTACTTCAACTTTTGCAGGCCTTCCTTTATAAACATACAAAAACTGTATAACATCCATGGGTTGGTATACTCTTTTTCCGTCATACCTTATAATTTTATCTCCCTTTTGTATTGATGCATTATAAGCAGGAGAGCCATCCTCAACATACTTAAGATTGGTTGTAGTAAATCCTGTTACAGAAAATACTATTGTCAGAACTATTACTGCAATAAACAAGTTTGCCAAAGGACCCGCAGCTATAACTGCAACCCTTGCAGGCAATGGCTTTTTATTAAAAGCTCTTTCACTATCTGATTTTTCTTCCTCTCCTTCCATTTTTACATATGCTAGTATTGGAAACAGCCTTAAGGAATATTCAGTCTCACCTTTTTTTATACTAAAGAGCTTTGGCCCAACAAAGAGAGAAAACTCTAATACTTTAATATCAGCCAATTTCGCGGCAATAAAATGGCCCAATTCATGTACAATAACTATAAAATTAAACGCTATAAACGCCAATAACAAGTTCATATAAGCAACTCCCCCTTACCACATATTTCGGCAGCTTCTTCTTTAGCCCAAGTATCTACTTCTATTATATCATTAATCGACGGGTTATTATTCACTTTATGTTTTTCCATTACCTTTTCAATAAGTTCAGGGATATGGGTAAATTTGATTTTCTTATTTAAAAACAACCATACTGCCATTTCATTTGCCCCACTCATTGCTGCAGGCATTGTCCCTGATGCCTTTAAAGCCTCATAGGCAAGGTTTAAGCAAGGAAATACTTTATAATCTGGCTCTTCAAAAGTTAATGTTCTCTTTTCAGCAAGGTTAAGCTTTGGAAAATTATTACAGCTTCTTTCCGGGTAAGTTAAAGCAAATTGAATAGGGATCCTCATGTCAGGAGGCCCTAATTGCGCAATAACCGAGCCATCAATATATTCTACCATGGAATGGATTATGCTTTGCGGATGTATTAGTACTTTTATATTATCCTCATTTATATCAAAAAGCCATCTTGCCTCAATAACCTCTAAGCCCTTATTCATTAATGTAGCGGAATCAATAGTAATTTTATTTCCCATCTGCCAATTTGGATGTTTTAATGCTTCTTCAGGAGTGATATAAATCAAATCTTCATATCTACAACCCCTGAAAGGGCCTCCGGATGCCGTTAAAATCAATTTTGAAACATTAGCTTTGTTATTACCCATAATGCATTGAAAGATGGCTGAATGTTCACTGTCAATAGGAATAATTTCAACACTGTGCCTTTTAGCTTCCGCCATAACCAAACTGCCTGCAGCTACTAACGTTTCCTTGTTTGCCAGGGCTATGCTTTTTTTATTCCTTATTGCTTCCATGGTAGGCATAAGCCCTGCAATACCTACTAATGAGTTAACAACCGTATCAACACCTTCAAGGGTTGCTATTCTTATCAATCCTTCTGCTCCGGAGTAAACCTCTATATTTAGGCCTCCAAGCCTTGAACGTAATTCTTCTGCCTGTTTATTACAAGATATGGAAACAGCCTTAGGTTTAAACTCCCTGGCTTGCTTTTCTAACAAATCAATATTCTTATCTGCTGTTAAACCTTTAACTCTAATACCTAAATTGCGCACTACACCAAGAGTCTGCACACCAATTGAACCTGTGGACCCTAATATCGATATACATTTCTCCATCGATAATCTCCTTGGATGTTATACTCTTAATTCAAATTACAAAATATACATATAAATATATAATTGGTGAAATAAGCAATACACTGTCAAATCTGTCCAGGATACCCCCATGACCTGGTATTATATTGCCATAGTCTTTAATCTTTGCGTACCTTTTAATTGCAGAGGCAGTTAAATCTCCTACTTGGGACATAATTCCGCAGAGTACACCCATTATTATAAAATGGTAGTAAGTCAGATAGTTTAAACTCTGCCTGACAAAAAAGCCGTACAAAGCAATCGCAACAACAGAGCCAATGACTCCGCTTATCGAGCCTTCCAGAGTTTTATTGGGGCTTACAGCCGGTATTAGTTTTGTTTTGCCGAAAGTAATGCCGCCAAAATAAGCAAAAGTGTCTGTTGCCCAGGCTCCTA
It contains:
- the ispG gene encoding flavodoxin-dependent (E)-4-hydroxy-3-methylbut-2-enyl-diphosphate synthase, giving the protein MEYGIMRKKTHKIRVGDKFIGGDAPITVQSMTNTDTRDVGKTIEQIRRLEDEGCDIVRVAVPDNEAALAIKAIKKAVKIPVVADIHFDYRLAISSIESGADKIRLNPGNIGGEDRIRQVVEMAKAKDVSIRIGVNSGSVEKDIIKKYGGITPEGMVESALRHIEILEKYNYNNIVISIKASNIPTTIASYRLVSEKIGYPLHIGVTEAGTVYKGTIKSAVALGCLLAEGIGDTLRVSLTGDPVEEVRVGREILRALEIEKKGIEIISCPTCGRCRINLINIANTIEEKLKHCNKNIKIAIMGCAVNGPGEAREADIGVAGGKGEALLFKKGKIIRKIPQEKIVEELLKEIEYTF
- a CDS encoding PolC-type DNA polymerase III, with the translated sequence MQNVALNNRFAEIFPETSDREKIKNLFSEVEVRNINFYKRSKILEIIILSKKLIPAQVLAEIEEKFTDYFNLDSVNIKVKYNISKPLDDLIEDYWESIVFNVSRKIATSRGLLSGCRWKLTGKNLTVHLKTKGAEILKVQGCNKYIEEIIEEAFSAKIKVEFEDCVIDESYKIKYLENKKYEEAKVLKNIAILSPKAKESRNGEGKTDNKNQTGLIIGKNFNDDLMRIRSINQDSGIVAFSGDIMKVEFKEIKGNRYLCIFDITDYTSSLTVKFFVRKNNIDEIKKKIKEGITVKVRGEAQYDKFSREFVIIALDILQIEKQMRMDMAKEKRVELHLHTQMSAMDGVSPVEELIKRAFEWGHKAIAITDHGVVQAYPGASMAANKYNIKVIYGIECYLMDDVCQNFGDNTDYTKADSYHAIILVVNTKGLKNLYKLVSLSHLEYFYKKPRIPKGIFTQYREGLLLGTACEAGELYRAFLENKNEDEIVEIASFYDYFEIQPLGNNQFLVNDRIVNSIEDLKEINRKIVQLGEKLGKPVVATCDVHFLDPEDEVFRRILMAGQGYNDADKQAPLFFRTTEEMMEEFMYLGEEKAYEIVVTNTNTISNVVEKISPIPKGTFPPKIEGAEEEIEKLAVGQAKGKYGESLPEIVENRMKKELSSIIKNGFSVMYLIARNLVQKSLSNGYLVGSRGSVGSSFVAYLTGITEVNPLQPHYICDKCKYSEFVTDGSFDCGYDLPDKKCPGCGENLRKDGYDIPFETFLGFEGDKEPDIDLNFSGEYQARAHKFVEELFGEDHVFRAGTIASIAEKTAFGFVKNYLDERGIVVTSAEMNRLIRGCTGVKRTTGQHPGGIMIVPQDKEIYDFSPIQRPADDIDSQTITTHFDYDFLHGSILKLDILGHDDPTTIKMLEDLTGVDPRSIPIGDPVTMAIFSSTDPLGVKPEDINSEVGTLAIPEFGTKFVRQMLVETKPKTMSELIRISGLSHGTDVWINNAQDLIKSGTATLSEVICTRDDIMLYLIYSGLPPIKAFKIMEDVRKGKGLTEEYEEIMRQHNVPQWYIESCKKIKYMFPKAHAAAYVMMAFRIAWFKVHYPVEFYAVYFTVKADEFDAGIMTQDKTKIRNKILELESKGNNITQKEKGILTLLEVVNEMYARNIKFLPVDLYKSEVRKFIIEEGSIRPPLNSLPGLGVTAAQNIVEARKEGRFTSVEDLRIRGKASKTVIDILKEHGCLKNLPESSQISLF
- a CDS encoding glycosyltransferase family 2 protein — its product is MPVSAIIPAFNEEKTIGEIIKVLAKVDTIEEIIVVSDGSRDRTASIARELGTTVIELPQNMGKGAAIKKGLEVCKSDIVLLLDADLIGLREIHIRKLLEPVIKNQCDMTVGVFNGGRISTDLAQKIAPQLSGQRAVRKSIINNMEYMEKAGYGIEVTLTRYAKREKIKVIEVKLKYLSHVTKEEKYGIINGFNKRLKMYWEIYKCLRPTKRLKYKGSIK
- the rseP gene encoding RIP metalloprotease RseP; protein product: MNLLLAFIAFNFIVIVHELGHFIAAKLADIKVLEFSLFVGPKLFSIKKGETEYSLRLFPILAYVKMEGEEEKSDSERAFNKKPLPARVAVIAAGPLANLFIAVIVLTIVFSVTGFTTTNLKYVEDGSPAYNASIQKGDKIIRYDGKRVYQPMDVIQFLYVYKGRPAKVEVIRNGKTFETQITPLRIPEQERYLFGFSVQQISGELSNVVNAVSPNTPAEISGLKPGDRVVKLNDVPISSKKDIDNFMSVNKGNTVKMTVLRNNSEIVLEITPYVQKIPEQYYLGIEYELKKGDIFEVMRYSILYAYSIARNVAYSLVWLVTGRVSLSQMTGPVGIVSTIGDVVEQGTTLANKLLYLLNITAFISIAIGATNLIPFPALDGNKLLLLLIEAVRKKPIPSEKEAFISMIGFVILIILALFTVYNDTLRLIRGGY
- a CDS encoding 1-deoxy-D-xylulose-5-phosphate reductoisomerase; amino-acid sequence: MEKCISILGSTGSIGVQTLGVVRNLGIRVKGLTADKNIDLLEKQAREFKPKAVSISCNKQAEELRSRLGGLNIEVYSGAEGLIRIATLEGVDTVVNSLVGIAGLMPTMEAIRNKKSIALANKETLVAAGSLVMAEAKRHSVEIIPIDSEHSAIFQCIMGNNKANVSKLILTASGGPFRGCRYEDLIYITPEEALKHPNWQMGNKITIDSATLMNKGLEVIEARWLFDINEDNIKVLIHPQSIIHSMVEYIDGSVIAQLGPPDMRIPIQFALTYPERSCNNFPKLNLAEKRTLTFEEPDYKVFPCLNLAYEALKASGTMPAAMSGANEMAVWLFLNKKIKFTHIPELIEKVMEKHKVNNNPSINDIIEVDTWAKEEAAEICGKGELLI